CAGCGAAATAGAGATTGGTGATTAGAGATTAGTTAACTGGTGAATAGTTTGTAGTCGGCAGCCAGATCAAAAGAGTTTTTCCTGATCTCTAATCACGGATTAACTAATCACTAAACCAACCTAACACTTTTTTTACAATTGCTATTGCGATTTGTAGAAATCAAAAAGTAACTTGGTAAATTAGTTCATTAAACCAACCATTTACCAAATTATGAAGGATCATAATATTTCGCGGCGCCGTTTCATCGGCAGCACCGCTTTGGCTGCCGCAGGCGTGGCATTTGCTTCAAAATCGACTTTTGCTGCCTCGCTGTTCCAGGCAAAACCAAATTCAAAGATCAATGGTGTACAAATAGGTGTAATAACCTACTCGTTCAGGAGCATGCCCGGCAGTGCCGAGCAACTGCTGCAATACATATTGCAATGTAATATCAACGCTATTGAGTTAATGGGACAGCCTGCGGAGGCGTTCGCCGGTATGCCTAAACGTGAAAGTGGTGAAGATATGGCGGGATATTTTAAAAAGGTTGCCGACTGGCGGGCAAGTGTTTCGATGGATAAATTTAAAGAATTACGCAAAATGTATAATGATGCCGGTGTAACGATCTATGCATGGAAACCCAATGCACTTGGCGCTAAAAATACGGATGCCGAAATAGACTATGCTTTTAATGCGGGGAAGGCTTTGGGTGTTACCCATGTTACGGTTGAATTACCGACCGATGACGCGCAAACCAAACGCCTGGGAGAATTTGCCGAAAAACACAAAATTTATGTGGGCTATCACGCACACACACAGGCAACGCCGACATTATGGGATACCGCCCTTAGTCAGTCGAAATATAACGCTATTAACCTGGATATTGGTCACTATACGGCCGGCACCAGCAGCAGCCCGGTTGATTTCATACTCAAAAACCACGATCGTATCATGAGCATGCACCTGAAAGACCGTAAATACCATGATGGTCCAAATGCTCCCTGGGGGCAGGGTGATACCCCGATTGCCGAAGTGGTCAAGTTGATGCAAAAGAACAAATATAAGTTCCCGGCTACAATTGAACTGGAGTACGACATACCAAAAGATTCGGACGCGGTTAAGGAGGTGATAAAGTGCAGGGAGTTTGCTGCTAAGGCACTTGCCTGATCTGCCTGCAAAAGAAACACAAGCACCGCCGCGGACGTGCGTTTGCATTAATTATTGTGTAACAATGACGCAATGATAACCGGTTGAACAATATTTTTTTCTACATTAGTCTATCAAACCAATTATAAAACAAAATGTCAGATACCAATACTTATGATGCCATCGTGATCGGCTCGGGGATCTCCGGCGGTTGGGCAGCGAAGGAACTTACAGAGAAGGGCCTCAAGACCATTATGCTGGAACGGGGTAGGGATATAGTGCACATTAAAGATTACGTAAATGCCAACAAAGGTCCGTGGGAGTTCCCGCACAGGGGCGGGCGGACGGTGCAAATGGAGAAAGACTATCCGGTACTTAAACGCGATTACCCGCTGAACGAAACCAACCTTGATTACTGGGTGAATGAAAAAGAAAGCCCTTATGTGGAGATCAAACGATTTGACTGGTTCCGCGGATATCATGTGGGTGGAAGGTCGTTGATGTGGGGCAGGCAAAGCTATCGCTGGGCCGATGTGGATTTTGAAGCTAATCTGAAAGATGGTATAGCAGTTGATTGGCCCATC
Above is a window of Mucilaginibacter ginsenosidivorans DNA encoding:
- a CDS encoding sugar phosphate isomerase/epimerase family protein, translated to MKDHNISRRRFIGSTALAAAGVAFASKSTFAASLFQAKPNSKINGVQIGVITYSFRSMPGSAEQLLQYILQCNINAIELMGQPAEAFAGMPKRESGEDMAGYFKKVADWRASVSMDKFKELRKMYNDAGVTIYAWKPNALGAKNTDAEIDYAFNAGKALGVTHVTVELPTDDAQTKRLGEFAEKHKIYVGYHAHTQATPTLWDTALSQSKYNAINLDIGHYTAGTSSSPVDFILKNHDRIMSMHLKDRKYHDGPNAPWGQGDTPIAEVVKLMQKNKYKFPATIELEYDIPKDSDAVKEVIKCREFAAKALA